tacgcattacatgtaatgtcataccccaggttcgagTGTccgtaaaaaaaagaaattaaatatccggaatatgcattacgtgtaatgtcataccccagataccaagagacaaacaaaataaaattttgttgttttttttgaaatttggccaatattctcttgactttaataaactggttattaaagccaaaatgcatgctaaaatattgtttttttgacatatgaaaaatacgatatgatattttagatttgagacactttggccgtatgcacaaaaatattttttaaattttttttgtattttcggaagtttgtgacaaaaaaacccgggtattttaatacccgatttgtatttttacgacataaaaatactatccgatattaataaaaataacataaataaaaaatggaacatcataaatattttttaaaaacaataatatatttttttaaaatggccGATCAGGCCCAACTGCATGAGCTGGGCCGAAcatggcccaaatgcatgggctggttactgtgcacatagtaaccgggttactgtgtgcacagtaacccgtgaattaatttgccaagttactgtgcacatgcacagtaaccgggtaattaattcttgcatgcagaacgtgcacagtgcacgttctgcaagcaagaagatgaatagtaaaaacgagataaggggttgagggctgacctgtggtggctgtcgtcgatggcggagctgctggtggcgacaggaagcggcgctgacagtggggtggccggcggtggttttccttctctctctctctcctctgtattttttctgttttctcctctgctgctccttcttcttcttcttctgtgttctctctgtctctgtctctgtctcttgtctcttctcttctcttccccctctcttggtcttctcttttttttctttttctttttttcagcagccctcccctgtatttataggaaaacaggggggGCGAAtgtggggcggccactgttggccgccctgCACTATCTgttcaatggataaaaaggaggcaagtgggcgtcgaatggtaggcgtcttattgcgccaaatccggggaaagaagttcggcgaaaagtggagaagaaaaattcttctccccctgttctctgcgtgcgcagggaagaaagacgatggtgccgtttccaaacggcaccgttttgcgttttttttttataatatattttttttgaatttttttatttttattatttttttatgtggggacccaaaaatgggttacaacagttgcccccctctttacaatgcttacgaagcaaaactttgtgcatagtaagtgtttgtaaagataaaataacattggTCTTTCGAAACTtgtcgtctcaaaatttgattgacctaaacttcaaccggacccaaagtcctgtgtgtggtttgggctaaactgagattcctttcgccaatcccctttaacccgaaaACTTCAATACtatgtgtgtgtggttaggatagactgagattcctttcgccaatcccctctaaccagaaacaaaatcttgtgtggttggatagactgagattcctttcggcaatccctctaaccagaaccaaaatcctgtgtggttgggatagactgagattcctttcggcaatcccctctaaccagaaccaaaatcctgtgtggttgggatagactgagattcctttcggcaatcccctctaaccagaaccaaatcctgtgtgtggttgggatagactgagattgctttcggcaatcccctctaaccagaaccaaaatcttgtgtgtggttgggatagactgagattcctttcggcaatcccctctaaccagaaccaaaatcctgtgtgtggttgggatagactgagattgctttcggcaatcccctctaaccagaaccaaaatcctgtgtggatgggatagactgagattcctttcggcaatccctctaaccagaaccaaaatcctgtgtgtggttgggatagactgagattcctgtcggcaatcccctctaaccagaaccaaaaaactatgtgtggttgggatagactgagatccctttcggcaatcccctctaaccagaaccaaaatcctgtgtgtggttgggatagactgagattcctcttggcaatcccctctaaccagaaccaaaaaacctgtgtgtggttgggatagactgagattcctttcggcaatcccctctaaccagaaccaaaatcctgtgtgttcGAACCCCttgttttttgaagaaaaatggtATATTTTCATGGGCGAGCTGCCCAACACATGCTTAAGgtaaagagtggtctcattgtaatgggtgacctacccagatggaaaaaatatgaagaattggatggcgagggcttaaaggcacactcgaaaagaggtagggtgaGAAAAACGCAACCAAAGgaattgagggctcaaaggcgcactcaaaaggaggtgagggctcaaaggcgcactcaaagggaggtagggttagaaaacgcactacccaagggatgagggctcaaaggcgcactcaaaatgaggtgagggctcaaagacgcactCAAGATGGAGTtgagggcttaaaggcgcactcaaaatggaggtagggttagaaaacgcaccacctaagggatgagggctcaaagacgcactcaaaatagaggtgagggctcaaaggcgcactcaagaGGAGTTGatgagttgagggctcaaaggcgcactcaagatggagttgagggctcaaaggcgcactcaaaatggaggtagggttagaaaacgcactacctaagggatgagggctcaaaggcgcactcaaaaggtggtgagggctcaaaggcgcactcaaatggaggtagggttagaaaacgcactacccaaagggtgagggctcaaaggcgcactcaaaatggaggtagggttagaaaacgcactacctaagggatgagggctcaaaggcgcactcaaaaggaggtgagggctcaaaggcgcactcaaaatggaggtgagggctcaaaggcgcactcaaacggaggtgagggctcaaaggcacactcaaacggaggtagggttagaaaacgcactaccaaagggatgagggctcaaaggcgcactcaaaatggaggtgagggctcaaaggcgcactcaaaaggaggtagggttagaaaacgcactaccaaagggatgagggctcaaaggcgcactcaaaatggaggtgagggctcaaaggcgcactcaaaatgaggtagggttagaaaacgcactaccaaagggatgagggctcaaaggcgcactcaaaaatagaggtgagggctcaaaggcgcactcaaaaggaggtagggttggaaaacgcactacctaaaagttgatgttgaaacaatgattgtcaatgttgaaaagcaaatgcattatgagtgatatgcatgtatacttacctgagaaatataggcccccatttcttcatggtgtctttcttttctctcaaaagttgtagtgttggtagtaaacttcgatggcttttccacgtttgcttactcgggttacacattgtgatcttgacctctgggaagggtttgatgtcatcatacatctttgtccttcaccctcTATCTCAagagttaccaattttgcccgacattttccttagaacaggaatcatggagttagccctaccatgtgtttttgattgccccccagcttgatcatgccccccaagtgttcacttgggtttagtttgaggtgaggatatgtgaaagtaagtttgggttttttgtacaatgaaatgttttcatgcaaaatttttggaacttccaagttattccaatcataaaaatgttttttgatattggttcaaaataaacttgttctcaaaaattcaagtgattcctatagacaggtttcttgaagtgatgaaagctttttgcttttgtttaaagataaaggtgacatctggttggtcacaaaaggtttaaatttcaatttgagggttattgagaaccgaaatgagtcaaagcatttattttatttgcataaataatgatttgacttgcACATGAAAGCACTACCTACCAAtctagattgcttgcctttgatcagaaagggctttatcaggtatgtaatgtaggctttggctattagttacgaagaaaaggatatgttgcaggctcaaaaggtgtttaagggatttcacgaccagggatcacttgtgcttgtttcctgaccttttgtcttttgaatttgtttttttcaaaatagtcttCATGCCCCCCCAGTGTCGGGCGTGGGctgttctctttgttttcttcgttTTTGTTTCGTTGAGCACAATCATATTCGTTGGTTTTTATGAGAAGCTCAAATATTTTAACCAATCACAGTATTTATCTTCACTGTTTCATTTGGATGATAATGAAAGAAGAAACATTACATGATCAATTTCAGCacccatcttcactgctttgtctggaAAACaacaaactcttttattttgccccccagtgtggggtgtgatcctagtcaaggttatttccaaaaaaacattactaggctcaaaatgggactgcaaaggatatattttagccttgtgaaaggtttatcaaagatggcctttcttcatctcaaatgcactgcagtgaggatcgataggtcttgctttcatgtgcgtatgccaaatgatttattcagtcaaataaaactcagctttttgagtcacctcatagtgttgtttatctttgttgtcttttttttctttcaagttttctaggtatatgtgtacctatttaaggaatcacctgaattttcaaaatgcatttgttttggacaaatatcaacatgatttttgtttttgtactcactGTGGATGTcccaaaaaatatccttgaaaacatatgacattatgtatgggtttggaagaaaggaacaccAAAGGGTTCTTCATGTTGTAATGTTATGAGCAAAGttgcgctcaaaatgttatttacatgtaataacaacaaagaagagtgtgatgtgaacacaagaaaacacatgatcttatttcacaagagatgCTCATTAacaaaagcattaacaaaaggcaataacaaggcaggcttcattcctctattttggcGAATTTGTTCATAGGCTACCTCCCTCTCAAAAGCTCTACGTagaggactcaaagacaatgcAGAACAACACCACGGTCAAAAGTTGAGCTATCATGttggaccattgatgctttccaattccccaaactttccatcctaatatgcttcaagcatgattaggtaacgggttcgtattcacattgggggcatcttccaattctatccacccagccttgattaattgcagaagctttctcttgaaggcgttgcaggtatagatgctatgcccagtaataccggcatggtattcacaattgagttctggcttgtaccaattaggataaggtggctgcaGAGGTGTCAGAGGTTCTGGAGCTATTTGCCCGATGCTCAATAGCTTTTAATACATCTCATTCAAGGGtaacggtagtggaggtagttgttcttgaaccctttggaaatttccaatttggcttttggcttgaaagttttggggttcaggtttttttatgttggcaatttgggatggagtatggtaattttgggatgtatttgttttgcccatgtagccatcttcaacatggtgaacctcttttctttcaatgcctcttttctcggttggtgcaacaattctaccactcttgacaccttgctctatgtgttcacacactatcacaacatcagtgaattgttgggctgaactacccatcatatgttcgtaatatggtgctttgAGTGTATTGacaaataaagagaccatctctttgtccagaagtgggggatgtacttgagcagctaattctcgccatctttgagcatattcccttatgctttctttatcctttttctctatattggacaaactggttctgtcaggcgcaatgtccatgttgtatttgtattgcttgacgaaggcatccacaagatttttccagttgcgaatttttgtgttatccaatctcatgtaccaactcaaagttgccccacttaaactgtcttggaaaaagtgcattagtagtttttcatcatgtactacctcagccattttattgcagtaggacctgagatgagtcatggggcattgtgttccactgtatttgatgaattcaggaacacgaaatttctttgggacaaccacatttgggaccaaacacatctctgctgcccgtaccgggtcatataagtctatcccttcaatggctttgagtctggcttccagcgcctctatcttagcttgatcaatgctatcagatgacttagccttgtgggactcgttagcagatgccttcacgactgttggggatggtgcaggtgtcgttgactgcacaaatgttggattttgctgaggttcttgaccatgttcgctcattctttcctcaggctgaactgtagtaggagccggatcaaaggtgatcggttgattagaaggaccttcatcagaggtatttcttagtgtttgcttgagtaagctagtgaggtgagccacacttattttcaaagactccaactcttcgtgcaaataggcttcacgttgagcacgctcttcatcttccatgtttcttgctcgaagtcgggtgttgtagactttttagggacctatatttcgatctggcatgtatgcatgttaaatgtttgaac
This genomic interval from Populus alba chromosome 1, ASM523922v2, whole genome shotgun sequence contains the following:
- the LOC140955258 gene encoding uncharacterized protein, with the protein product MEDEERAQREAYLHEELESLKISVAHLTSLLKQTLRNTSDEGPSNQPITFDPAPTTVQPEERMSEHGQEPQQNPTFVQSTTPAPSPTVVKASANESHKAKSSDSIDQAKIEALEARLKAIEGIDLYDPVRAAEMCLVPNVVVPKKFRVPEFIKYSGTQCPMTHLRSYCNKMAEVVHDEKLLMHFFQDSLSGATLSWYMRLDNTKIRNWKNLVDAFVKQYKYNMDIAPDRTSLSNIEKKDKESIREYAQRWRELAAQVHPPLLDKEMVSLFVNTLKAPYYEHMMGSSAQQFTDVVIVCEHIEQGVKSGRIVAPTEKRGIERKEVHHVEDGYMGKTNTSQNYHTPSQIANIKKPEPQNFQLQNL